The following coding sequences lie in one Mucilaginibacter sp. KACC 22773 genomic window:
- a CDS encoding O-acetylhomoserine aminocarboxypropyltransferase/cysteine synthase family protein has product MSALKFETLQLHAGQEVDPTTGSRAVPLYQTTSYVFKSAEHGANLFALKEFGNIYTRLMNPTTDVFEKRIAALEGGAAALATASGQASQFIALNNILQVGDNFVSSPFLYGGTYNQFKVAFKRLGIDVRFAKDDTAESLEALIDDKTKAIYLETIGNPGFTIADFDKVGALAKKYDLPLIVDNTFGAGGYLFRPLEHGASVVVQSTTKWIGGHGTSIGGVIVDGGTYNWGNGKFPQFTEPSEGYHGLVFADVFGIGGPFGNIQFIIRARVEGLRDFGPSQSPFNSWLNIQGLETLSLRVQRHVDNTLELAKWLDQHPQVASVNYPGLASSPYHELAKKYLKNGFGAVLSFEIDGDKEAAGKLIDNLKLVSHLANVGDAKTLIIQPSATTHQQLSDEEQLSAGVTPTSLRVAVGIEHIDDIKADFEQAFAKIKEAQAELA; this is encoded by the coding sequence ATGTCAGCCTTAAAATTCGAAACCTTACAATTACACGCCGGCCAGGAAGTTGATCCTACTACAGGCTCACGCGCGGTACCGCTTTACCAAACTACTTCGTACGTATTTAAAAGTGCCGAGCATGGTGCCAACCTGTTTGCACTAAAAGAGTTTGGCAATATTTATACCCGCTTAATGAACCCCACTACCGATGTGTTTGAAAAACGCATTGCCGCTTTAGAAGGTGGTGCTGCGGCTTTGGCCACTGCATCGGGCCAGGCCTCCCAGTTTATCGCTTTAAATAACATATTACAGGTTGGCGATAATTTTGTGAGCTCGCCATTCTTATATGGCGGCACTTACAACCAGTTTAAAGTAGCCTTTAAACGTTTGGGCATTGATGTGCGTTTTGCCAAAGACGATACCGCCGAAAGCCTTGAAGCTTTAATAGATGATAAAACCAAAGCCATTTACCTGGAAACTATAGGTAACCCTGGTTTTACAATTGCCGATTTTGATAAAGTTGGCGCGCTGGCAAAAAAATACGACTTGCCGCTTATTGTAGATAATACTTTTGGAGCAGGCGGCTATTTATTCCGTCCGTTGGAGCATGGCGCAAGCGTAGTAGTACAATCAACCACCAAATGGATTGGCGGCCATGGCACCAGCATTGGCGGTGTTATTGTTGACGGTGGCACTTATAACTGGGGCAACGGCAAGTTTCCGCAGTTTACCGAGCCATCCGAAGGTTACCACGGGTTGGTTTTTGCAGATGTATTTGGCATTGGCGGTCCGTTTGGCAACATTCAGTTTATTATTCGTGCACGTGTAGAAGGATTGCGCGATTTTGGCCCTTCGCAATCGCCGTTTAATTCATGGCTCAACATCCAGGGATTGGAAACACTATCATTGCGGGTGCAACGCCATGTGGATAATACATTGGAACTGGCCAAATGGCTTGATCAGCATCCGCAGGTAGCATCAGTAAACTATCCGGGATTAGCATCATCCCCGTACCACGAATTAGCAAAAAAATACCTGAAAAATGGTTTCGGAGCGGTGTTGTCTTTCGAGATTGATGGCGATAAAGAAGCAGCGGGTAAATTAATTGATAACCTGAAACTGGTAAGCCACCTGGCCAATGTGGGCGATGCTAAAACATTGATCATTCAGCCATCTGCAACAACACATCAGCAGCTATCAGATGAAGAACAGCTTTCGGCAGGCGTTACCCCAACATCGTTAAGGGTAGCGGTTGGTATTGAGCATATTGACGATATAAAAGCAGATTTTGAACAGGCATTTGCCAAAATAAAAGAGGCGCAGGCCGAATTAGCGTAG
- the gpmA gene encoding 2,3-diphosphoglycerate-dependent phosphoglycerate mutase — translation MQKIVLIRHGESIFNLENRFTGWEDVDLSENGYQQAHKAGQILKKNGYNFDVGFTSYLKRSIKTMHFILEELDHLWIPVEKSWRLNERFYGALQGMNKDEAIAKYGAEQVQKWRRDPNEHPPAVTRDDPRFPGHDLRYKNLTDRELPLTENLSETMDRVLPFWNETIVSAMRRNQKVIVVAHGNSLRSLIKYIDCLTDEQVTQLEIPTATPWVYELDHGLNQIRHYYLD, via the coding sequence ATGCAAAAAATAGTATTGATACGCCACGGTGAAAGTATTTTTAATCTCGAAAACCGTTTTACCGGTTGGGAAGATGTCGATTTGTCTGAAAATGGCTATCAGCAAGCCCACAAAGCAGGGCAGATCCTTAAAAAAAATGGTTATAACTTTGATGTCGGTTTTACCTCGTATTTAAAGCGATCAATTAAAACCATGCATTTTATATTGGAGGAGTTGGATCATTTATGGATTCCGGTTGAAAAATCATGGCGGCTTAATGAACGTTTTTATGGCGCGTTACAGGGAATGAACAAAGATGAAGCCATAGCCAAATACGGTGCCGAACAGGTTCAAAAATGGCGGCGCGACCCCAATGAACACCCGCCTGCTGTTACCCGCGATGATCCAAGGTTTCCCGGTCACGATTTGCGCTATAAAAATTTAACAGATCGCGAGCTACCACTCACCGAAAACCTTAGCGAGACAATGGATAGGGTATTGCCCTTTTGGAACGAAACCATTGTAAGTGCTATGCGCCGCAACCAAAAGGTAATTGTAGTTGCCCATGGCAACAGCCTGCGTTCATTAATTAAGTATATAGATTGCCTTACCGATGAGCAGGTGACTCAACTTGAAATCCCCACAGCTACACCATGGGTTTATGAACTGGACCACGGGTTAAACCAGATAAGGCATTATTATTTGGATTGA
- a CDS encoding SRPBCC domain-containing protein: MKDFKKYYSIPATPDEIYMALTNPVTIELWTGETAQMSTEPGSEFSMWDGSIVGKNIEFEPGKKIVQQWYFEGKSDDSIVTIKLHPDKQGTSAEVRHTNIPDEDFDDIADGWTHSYFGGLIDFFEGE, from the coding sequence GTGAAAGATTTTAAAAAATACTACAGCATACCGGCAACGCCCGACGAAATTTATATGGCCCTTACCAATCCCGTCACTATTGAGTTATGGACAGGTGAAACAGCTCAAATGAGTACCGAACCAGGGTCGGAATTCTCTATGTGGGATGGCAGCATTGTTGGTAAAAACATAGAATTTGAGCCCGGCAAAAAAATTGTACAGCAATGGTATTTTGAAGGTAAATCAGACGATTCAATAGTTACCATAAAACTACACCCCGATAAACAAGGCACATCTGCCGAAGTTAGGCACACCAACATACCCGATGAGGATTTTGATGACATTGCCGATGGCTGGACCCATAGCTACTTTGGCGGATTGATAGACTTTTTTGAAGGCGAGTGA
- a CDS encoding OsmC family protein: MATIELKRVHGDFGFEAVDSIGHTVKMDSSPESGGEDFGIRPMQMLLMGLAGCSAIDVISILKKQRQEVKDYKMVVNGEREAGKEPSLWQDIEVEFHLYGDIDEDKAARAVELSLNKYCSVAATLGKAGADIKSKVFVHPAVEI, from the coding sequence ATGGCCACAATAGAACTTAAACGTGTGCATGGCGATTTCGGCTTTGAGGCCGTGGATTCCATTGGTCACACAGTAAAAATGGATAGCAGCCCCGAAAGTGGTGGCGAAGATTTTGGGATACGCCCGATGCAAATGCTGTTAATGGGCCTTGCAGGTTGCTCGGCAATTGATGTTATCAGCATTTTAAAAAAACAACGCCAGGAAGTAAAGGACTATAAAATGGTGGTTAACGGCGAACGCGAAGCCGGCAAAGAACCTTCGTTATGGCAGGATATCGAAGTTGAATTTCACTTGTATGGCGATATTGATGAAGATAAAGCAGCCCGCGCGGTTGAATTATCATTAAACAAATATTGTTCTGTAGCTGCTACGCTTGGTAAAGCCGGCGCCGATATTAAATCGAAGGTGTTTGTTCACCCGGCAGTAGAGATATAA
- a CDS encoding acetate uptake transporter, with protein MIPTTPAPVKDGIANPAPLGLCAFGMTTVLLNIHNAGFFEMNGMILAMGIFYGGLAQVIAGVIEAKKNNTFGLTAFTSYGFFWLSLVGLIVMPKLGWATAASEGAMCAYLSVWGVFTLLLFFGTLKLNRALQFVFGSLTILFFLLVAGDATGNPAIKHLAGYEGIICGASAIYTGIANVLNEVYGRVVLPIGPVNV; from the coding sequence ATGATCCCTACTACACCTGCCCCTGTAAAGGACGGCATTGCTAATCCGGCGCCGCTTGGGCTTTGCGCCTTCGGTATGACCACCGTTTTGTTAAACATCCATAACGCCGGTTTTTTTGAAATGAACGGCATGATACTGGCTATGGGCATTTTTTACGGCGGCCTGGCACAGGTTATTGCAGGCGTTATTGAGGCAAAAAAGAATAACACATTCGGGCTAACTGCATTTACATCGTACGGATTTTTCTGGCTATCGTTAGTTGGCCTTATTGTAATGCCAAAACTGGGCTGGGCTACAGCAGCATCTGAAGGCGCTATGTGTGCTTATTTATCAGTTTGGGGAGTATTCACCTTGCTTTTGTTTTTTGGCACGTTAAAATTGAACCGCGCATTGCAGTTTGTTTTTGGATCGCTAACCATATTATTCTTTTTATTAGTGGCGGGCGATGCAACAGGTAATCCTGCTATTAAACACCTGGCGGGTTACGAGGGTATTATTTGCGGCGCATCGGCTATATACACTGGTATTGCCAATGTGTTAAATGAGGTTTACGGTCGTGTGGTATTACCAATAGGACCTGTAAACGTTTAA
- a CDS encoding homoserine O-acetyltransferase family protein produces the protein MNTEIFKYTQTFELESGEQLQQLEIGFHTYGRLNKERDNVVWVCHALTANADVFDWWKGFVGTGNKFNPEEHFIVCANILGSPYGTTNPLSTNPATGLPYFLTFPQFTIRDIVKAHQLLASHLGIGNIHILIGGSLGGQQAIEWGIIEPNRIKNLILIATNARHSPWGIAFNESQRLALSADTTFNNNTIEGGQNGLKAARSIALLSYRTYKTYGITQQEEVDSKTDNFKASTYQDYQGQKLVNRFNAYSYWYLTKVMDSHNVGRNRNGVEKALSLIKARTLVIGIKSDVLFTIEEQEYLFRHIPKSAFAELDSFYGHDGFLIETEALTNIITSFFKTDVKGKIIELQRTA, from the coding sequence ATGAATACAGAAATATTTAAGTACACACAAACTTTTGAGCTGGAATCGGGCGAACAACTACAGCAACTGGAGATAGGCTTTCATACGTATGGCCGCTTAAACAAGGAGCGGGACAATGTGGTATGGGTATGCCACGCCCTGACAGCTAATGCCGATGTTTTTGATTGGTGGAAAGGTTTTGTGGGCACTGGAAATAAATTCAACCCGGAAGAACATTTTATAGTTTGTGCCAATATTTTGGGTTCGCCATACGGTACAACCAACCCTTTAAGCACGAATCCGGCAACTGGTTTGCCGTATTTTTTAACATTCCCGCAGTTTACTATCAGAGATATAGTAAAAGCACACCAGTTATTAGCCAGCCATTTGGGCATCGGCAATATTCATATCCTCATTGGTGGCTCATTGGGCGGCCAGCAGGCCATTGAGTGGGGTATTATTGAACCAAACCGTATCAAAAACCTTATTTTGATAGCCACCAACGCGCGTCATTCGCCATGGGGCATCGCGTTTAATGAGTCGCAGCGTTTGGCTTTAAGTGCTGACACGACCTTCAACAATAACACTATCGAAGGTGGGCAAAACGGCTTGAAGGCTGCCAGGAGCATAGCCCTGCTCTCTTACCGTACTTATAAAACTTACGGTATAACACAACAGGAGGAGGTTGATAGCAAAACCGATAATTTTAAGGCATCAACCTACCAGGATTACCAGGGCCAAAAGCTGGTGAACCGGTTTAATGCCTATAGCTATTGGTATTTAACCAAGGTGATGGACTCGCACAATGTAGGCCGTAACCGAAATGGTGTTGAGAAAGCACTAAGCCTTATCAAAGCCCGTACCCTGGTTATTGGCATCAAGTCGGACGTGTTATTTACCATCGAGGAGCAGGAATACCTGTTCAGGCACATTCCCAAATCGGCCTTTGCCGAACTGGATTCGTTTTATGGCCACGATGGTTTTTTAATTGAAACAGAAGCATTAACAAATATTATCACATCGTTTTTTAAAACTGATGTAAAAGGAAAAATTATAGAATTGCAACGTACAGCGTAA
- a CDS encoding M20 family metallo-hydrolase, translated as MTDSNNLYQLAVTLLQQLISIPSFSKEEDRTADLINEFLQQHGVTTHRKLNNIWAWNRHFDPAKPTILLNSHHDTVKPNSGYTRDPYDARIEDGKLFGLGSNDAGGCLVSLIVVFLYFHDRENLKYNFCLATTAEEEISGVNGLELIIPELGKLDFGIVGEPTLMQLAIAERGLMVLDCTAHGRAGHAAREEGDNAIYKALTDIEWFRSFKFPKESEVFGPIKMSVTIINAGSQHNVVPASCVFTVDVRVTDAYRNEEVLEIIRQHVSCDVKPRSIRLKPSSIPKEHAIVQAGLALGRTTYGSPTTSDQSLLDIPSVKVGPGDSARSHTADEFVYIDEIKEGIELYIKMLKSIN; from the coding sequence ATGACCGATAGCAACAATTTATACCAGTTGGCAGTTACATTATTGCAGCAGCTGATATCTATACCATCATTCAGTAAAGAAGAAGACCGCACCGCAGATCTGATTAACGAGTTTTTACAACAACACGGTGTAACCACCCATCGCAAGCTTAACAATATCTGGGCCTGGAACAGGCATTTTGATCCGGCAAAGCCAACAATACTGCTCAACTCACATCACGATACCGTGAAACCTAACTCTGGTTACACACGCGACCCATATGATGCCAGGATTGAAGATGGTAAGCTATTTGGCCTGGGCAGCAATGATGCCGGCGGGTGCCTGGTATCGTTGATAGTGGTATTTCTTTATTTTCATGACAGGGAAAACCTGAAATATAATTTTTGCCTGGCGACCACTGCCGAAGAGGAGATCTCTGGCGTAAACGGACTTGAATTGATTATCCCCGAACTGGGTAAGCTTGATTTCGGAATAGTAGGCGAGCCTACACTAATGCAGCTGGCCATTGCCGAACGTGGTTTAATGGTGCTGGATTGTACCGCTCATGGCCGAGCCGGCCATGCAGCCCGCGAAGAAGGTGATAACGCTATCTATAAAGCGCTAACAGATATTGAGTGGTTCCGCAGCTTTAAGTTCCCTAAAGAATCGGAAGTTTTTGGGCCGATCAAAATGTCGGTTACTATTATCAACGCAGGTTCGCAGCATAATGTGGTGCCGGCAAGTTGTGTGTTTACTGTTGATGTTCGGGTTACCGATGCCTACCGAAATGAGGAGGTTCTGGAAATCATCCGCCAGCATGTAAGCTGCGATGTAAAGCCAAGATCTATCCGCTTAAAACCATCATCAATTCCCAAAGAGCATGCTATTGTGCAGGCAGGTTTAGCTTTGGGCCGTACAACTTATGGCTCTCCAACTACTTCAGATCAGTCGTTGCTGGATATCCCATCCGTCAAAGTTGGCCCTGGCGATTCGGCAAGGTCACACACCGCTGATGAGTTTGTATATATAGATGAGATAAAGGAGGGGATTGAATTGTATATCAAAATGTTAAAGAGCATTAATTAA
- a CDS encoding basic secretory protein-like protein, which produces MKKTSILSILFLMLMAGTSYAQQTSNYNKNGYKLTFINYDNTLDTALKTKLINTFYRVYPELANAYNKKTLKAVTMIIDTSYKGVAETANGIVTISSRWMHQRPEDIDVVTHEVMHIVQDYGQSTGPGWLTEGIADYARFKFGVNNPAANWSLPAYKTTQNYDNSYRVTARFLAWLEKSKPGIVKTFDGKMRDHTFTDDTWKQQTGKTLDELWKDYSANPTV; this is translated from the coding sequence ATGAAAAAAACATCAATCTTATCTATCCTGTTTTTAATGCTGATGGCAGGCACTTCCTACGCCCAGCAAACCAGTAACTACAACAAAAACGGTTACAAGCTTACCTTTATCAACTATGATAATACGCTTGATACCGCATTGAAAACCAAACTGATAAACACGTTTTATAGAGTATATCCTGAGCTGGCAAATGCCTACAACAAAAAAACACTGAAAGCAGTTACCATGATTATAGATACCAGCTACAAAGGCGTTGCCGAAACTGCAAACGGCATTGTTACCATAAGTTCGCGCTGGATGCACCAACGCCCGGAAGACATTGATGTAGTAACTCACGAAGTAATGCACATTGTACAGGATTATGGCCAAAGCACCGGCCCGGGCTGGTTAACAGAAGGTATTGCCGATTATGCCCGGTTTAAATTTGGCGTTAATAATCCGGCAGCAAACTGGTCGTTACCGGCATACAAGACCACTCAAAATTATGATAACAGTTACCGCGTTACCGCGCGTTTCCTGGCGTGGCTGGAAAAAAGCAAGCCTGGAATTGTGAAAACTTTCGATGGCAAAATGCGCGACCATACTTTTACCGACGATACCTGGAAACAGCAAACCGGCAAAACGCTGGATGAACTTTGGAAAGATTATTCAGCAAACCCAACTGTCTGA
- a CDS encoding homoserine dehydrogenase, with protein sequence MSKKLSIGLFGFGVVGQGLYDIIKTKNLNIEIVKFAIKDPHKERSLPADLFTTDRDELLNNPEINTIVELINDTEAAFEIVSRALSSGKNVVSASKKMIALHLEELIELQHTHGTSLLYEGAVCGSIPIIRNLEEYYDNELLHSISGIFNGSSNYILSKGFIEGLDYDSALKQAQDLGFAETDPTSDVGGYDAKYKLVIAAAHAYGVIVQPDEVFNLGIQNLAAQDLQYAREKNLKIKLVPVAKELDDSNVAMFVLPKFVNSTEFLYNVEYEYNGVTVQAAFADQQFFFGKGAGGHPTGSAVLSDIAALRYSYQYEYKKAKEKTGLQFTNNVEFDIYLRYDDERLVEDLKFISIKERYYSGDYKFVIGKVNLQNLIDNQSQIAEGKAFVAFAGQLTGVGLASV encoded by the coding sequence ATGAGTAAAAAGTTAAGTATAGGATTATTTGGATTTGGCGTAGTTGGACAGGGGTTATATGATATCATCAAGACAAAAAATTTAAACATCGAAATTGTAAAATTTGCTATCAAGGATCCGCACAAAGAAAGGTCCCTGCCGGCAGATTTATTCACCACAGATAGAGACGAGTTGTTAAACAACCCGGAGATTAATACCATTGTAGAATTGATTAACGATACTGAAGCGGCTTTTGAAATAGTATCAAGAGCATTAAGCAGCGGCAAAAACGTGGTATCGGCCAGTAAAAAAATGATAGCGCTTCATTTGGAAGAGTTGATTGAGCTACAGCATACGCATGGCACGTCATTATTATACGAGGGCGCGGTTTGCGGTAGCATCCCTATTATCCGTAATCTGGAAGAGTATTATGATAATGAATTACTGCACTCTATAAGTGGAATTTTTAACGGATCATCTAATTATATTCTATCCAAGGGCTTTATTGAGGGGCTTGATTATGATAGCGCCTTAAAACAGGCGCAAGACCTTGGTTTTGCTGAGACCGACCCAACCAGCGATGTAGGTGGTTACGATGCCAAATATAAGCTGGTAATTGCTGCGGCACATGCCTATGGCGTTATAGTACAGCCAGATGAAGTTTTTAATTTAGGCATCCAGAACCTTGCTGCCCAGGATTTACAATATGCCCGCGAAAAGAATCTGAAAATTAAACTGGTTCCGGTAGCTAAAGAATTGGACGATAGCAATGTGGCCATGTTTGTATTGCCTAAATTTGTTAACAGTACCGAATTTTTATATAACGTGGAGTACGAGTACAATGGTGTAACAGTGCAGGCCGCTTTTGCCGACCAACAATTCTTTTTTGGAAAAGGCGCTGGCGGCCATCCTACCGGATCGGCCGTGCTATCAGATATAGCTGCATTGCGCTATAGCTATCAGTATGAATACAAAAAAGCCAAGGAAAAAACCGGACTTCAATTTACCAATAATGTAGAGTTTGACATCTATTTAAGGTATGATGACGAACGTTTGGTAGAAGATTTGAAATTTATATCCATAAAAGAGCGCTATTACTCAGGTGATTATAAATTTGTGATTGGAAAAGTTAATTTACAAAACCTGATTGATAACCAATCGCAAATAGCTGAAGGAAAGGCATTTGTTGCATTTGCTGGTCAGCTTACCGGGGTTGGCCTGGCGTCAGTATAA
- a CDS encoding ZIP family metal transporter — MEIWKVLLLFLSASFGGLSVFLFRGDNHKMLKLVLSFSGAYLFGITVLHLIPDAYHGNDNYVGVFILIGFLFQIVLELFSDGIEHGHMHKHQHDLVVFPVGIMVSLCLHAFLEGMPLAQGNQDQLVYGIALHHIPAAFALGTVLLTNKQGRNKTVFFILLFAVMAPAGYFFSNTLSTGNIGNLQHYFNRIMGMVIGIFLHISTTILFESSADHKFNLRKMGAVLLGVAIALAGSSLTD, encoded by the coding sequence ATGGAGATCTGGAAAGTTTTACTATTGTTTTTAAGCGCCTCATTTGGTGGTTTATCTGTTTTTTTATTCAGGGGCGATAATCATAAAATGCTCAAGCTTGTGTTGTCTTTCAGCGGGGCATACCTGTTTGGCATAACCGTTTTGCATTTAATACCTGATGCTTACCACGGCAATGATAATTATGTGGGCGTATTTATCCTGATCGGGTTTCTTTTCCAGATTGTTTTAGAGCTATTTTCTGACGGCATTGAGCATGGCCACATGCACAAACACCAGCACGACCTGGTGGTTTTTCCGGTAGGTATTATGGTAAGCCTTTGCCTGCACGCTTTTTTAGAGGGCATGCCATTGGCGCAAGGTAACCAGGATCAGTTGGTTTATGGCATAGCATTGCACCATATACCGGCCGCATTTGCTTTAGGCACCGTGCTGCTTACCAACAAGCAAGGCCGTAATAAAACCGTGTTTTTCATTTTGTTATTTGCCGTAATGGCGCCGGCCGGATACTTTTTTAGCAATACATTAAGCACCGGCAACATTGGTAACCTGCAGCATTACTTTAACCGGATAATGGGTATGGTTATTGGTATATTCCTGCACATATCCACCACAATTTTATTTGAATCAAGTGCCGATCATAAATTCAATTTACGAAAAATGGGGGCTGTGCTTTTGGGTGTCGCTATTGCGTTGGCCGGAAGCTCCCTAACCGATTAA
- a CDS encoding SRPBCC domain-containing protein, with product MKNAGSKHCFKPHRLPTIYHPEKIVPQWYSEGKSDDFVVTIKLHPDKQGTFAEIEHTNIPDEDFDDITDGWTHSYFGGLIDFFEGE from the coding sequence TTGAAAAATGCCGGCAGCAAACACTGTTTTAAACCTCATCGGCTGCCAACCATTTATCATCCCGAGAAAATTGTACCGCAATGGTATTCTGAAGGTAAATCAGATGATTTTGTAGTTACCATAAAACTACACCCCGATAAACAAGGCACATTTGCCGAAATTGAGCACACCAACATTCCCGATGAGGATTTTGACGATATAACCGATGGCTGGACCCATAGCTACTTTGGCGGATTAATAGATTTTTTTGAAGGCGAGTAA